A portion of the Microbulbifer agarilyticus genome contains these proteins:
- a CDS encoding gamma-butyrobetaine hydroxylase-like domain-containing protein: protein MSAPKKIRLNKAEKNLYLQYADTEFVLPAEYLRVYSPSAEVRGHGASDGTLVDGKIHVGIDKVVAAGRYALQIFFDDGHDSGIYTWAYLRELCDTQEEKWQSYLKQLQAQGKGRDPDESAVKLIG from the coding sequence ATGTCCGCACCGAAAAAGATTCGCCTGAACAAGGCAGAAAAAAACCTTTACCTGCAATACGCCGATACAGAGTTTGTGCTGCCTGCCGAATACCTGCGGGTTTATTCGCCCAGTGCCGAAGTGCGCGGCCACGGTGCCAGTGACGGTACATTGGTGGATGGAAAAATCCATGTGGGTATCGACAAGGTCGTCGCCGCCGGGCGCTATGCCCTGCAGATCTTTTTTGATGATGGCCACGATAGCGGAATATACACATGGGCTTACCTGCGCGAACTGTGCGATACCCAGGAGGAGAAGTGGCAAAGCTACCTCAAGCAGCTGCAGGCCCAGGGCAAGGGTCGCGATCCCGACGAGAGCGCTGTGAAGCTGATTGGTTGA
- the hslU gene encoding ATP-dependent protease ATPase subunit HslU, with amino-acid sequence MSMTPREIVHELDRHIVGQNDAKRAVAIALRNRWRRMQVNEELRAEITPKNILMIGPTGVGKTEIARRLAKLAGAPFIKVEATKFTEVGYVGRDVESIVRDLVEMAIKLERERATEGVKQRAMDAAEDRVLDALLPPARNTDPLDKDSGTRQVFRKKLREGELDDKEIEIDVSASPMGVEIMAPPGMEEMTNQLQGMFSNMSQGKTQKRKLTVKQALKQLTDDEAAKLINDEEIKTKAIRSAEQNGIVFLDEIDKVAKRQESGGADVSREGVQRDLLPLIEGCTVTTKYGMIKTDHILFIASGAFHLSKPSDLIPELQGRLPIRVELSSLTSKDFQRILTEPSASLTEQQKALLGTEGVNLEFSEDGIQRIAEVAFEVNETTENIGARRLHTVLERLLEEISFVGGDGDSTITIDAAYVDKQLGELSKDEDLSRFIL; translated from the coding sequence ATGTCCATGACCCCTAGAGAAATCGTTCACGAACTCGACCGTCATATTGTCGGCCAGAACGACGCCAAGCGTGCAGTGGCCATCGCGCTGCGCAACCGCTGGCGCCGCATGCAGGTCAACGAAGAACTGCGCGCGGAAATCACCCCGAAAAACATCTTGATGATCGGCCCCACCGGCGTGGGTAAAACCGAAATTGCCCGCCGCCTCGCCAAACTTGCTGGCGCGCCGTTTATCAAAGTCGAAGCAACCAAATTTACCGAAGTGGGCTACGTCGGCCGCGATGTGGAATCCATCGTCCGCGACCTCGTCGAAATGGCCATCAAGCTCGAGCGCGAGCGCGCCACCGAAGGCGTAAAACAGCGGGCCATGGACGCCGCCGAAGACCGGGTGCTCGACGCCCTGCTGCCGCCGGCACGCAATACCGACCCGCTGGATAAAGATTCCGGCACTCGCCAGGTATTCCGCAAAAAGCTGCGTGAAGGCGAACTCGACGACAAGGAAATTGAAATCGACGTTTCCGCCAGCCCCATGGGTGTCGAAATCATGGCACCTCCGGGCATGGAAGAAATGACCAACCAACTGCAGGGCATGTTCTCCAATATGTCCCAGGGCAAAACCCAAAAGCGTAAACTCACCGTCAAGCAGGCGCTCAAGCAGCTGACCGACGATGAAGCGGCCAAACTGATTAATGACGAAGAAATCAAAACCAAAGCCATCCGCTCCGCCGAGCAGAATGGCATTGTGTTTCTCGATGAAATCGACAAGGTTGCCAAGCGCCAGGAAAGCGGCGGTGCCGATGTCTCCCGTGAAGGTGTGCAGCGCGACCTGCTGCCGCTGATCGAAGGCTGCACCGTCACCACCAAATACGGCATGATCAAAACAGACCATATTCTGTTTATCGCGTCTGGTGCTTTCCACCTGTCCAAGCCATCGGATTTGATTCCGGAGCTACAGGGCCGCCTGCCGATCCGTGTGGAATTGAGCTCGCTGACCTCCAAGGACTTCCAGCGTATCCTCACAGAACCTTCAGCCTCGCTCACCGAGCAGCAGAAAGCACTGCTGGGTACCGAGGGCGTCAATTTGGAGTTCTCCGAAGACGGTATTCAGCGTATCGCCGAAGTCGCCTTCGAGGTGAACGAAACCACCGAAAACATCGGTGCTCGCCGTCTGCACACGGTGCTCGAGCGCCTGCTGGAAGAAATATCCTTTGTCGGTGGTGATGGCGACAGCACCATTACCATCGATGCGGCTTACGTCGACAAACAGCTGGGTGAGTTGAGTAAAGACGAAGACCTGTCGCGCTTTATTCTCTGA
- the hslV gene encoding ATP-dependent protease subunit HslV has product MEQYRGTTILSCRRNGKVVIGGDGQVSMGNTIMKGNARKVRRLYNDKVIAGFAGGTADAFTLFERFEAKLQAHNGQLTRAAVELAKDWRTDRALRRLEALLAVADETASLIVTGNGDVIQPEDDLIAIGSGGPFAQSAARALLDNTELDARTIVEQGLKIAGDICVYTNHNNTIEELSY; this is encoded by the coding sequence GTGGAACAATATCGCGGTACAACCATCCTCTCCTGCCGTCGCAACGGCAAAGTCGTTATCGGTGGTGACGGACAAGTCTCCATGGGCAACACCATCATGAAAGGTAACGCCCGCAAAGTGCGCCGCCTGTACAACGACAAGGTCATCGCCGGATTTGCCGGCGGCACCGCCGACGCCTTCACCCTTTTCGAGCGCTTCGAAGCCAAGCTCCAGGCCCATAACGGCCAGCTCACCCGCGCCGCCGTCGAACTCGCCAAAGACTGGCGCACCGACCGCGCCCTGCGTCGCCTCGAAGCGCTGCTCGCCGTAGCCGACGAAACCGCCAGCCTGATCGTCACCGGTAACGGCGACGTCATCCAGCCGGAAGACGACCTGATCGCCATCGGCTCCGGTGGCCCCTTCGCCCAGTCCGCAGCGCGTGCGCTGCTGGATAACACTGAGTTGGATGCGCGCACTATCGTCGAGCAGGGTTTGAAAATTGCCGGCGACATTTGTGTGTACACGAACCACAACAACACGATTGAAGAGCTGAGTTACTGA